TAAAACCTTTTTCATCTCTTTCGTCTTAACTTCATCCAGTTTCAGTTCATCAAGCACGAGAAACTTGTTCTCCTGAACTTTACTCGTCAATACGGAAAGAAGCGCAGCTTTTTTCTCTTTCTTATTCATCTTGAAAGAGTAATCTCTTGGTGTGGGAGCAAATACTACTCCGCCGCCTGTCCACTGAGGTGCTCTGATTGACCCCTGTCTTGCATGACCGGTTCCCTTTTGTCTCCAGGGTTTTCTTCCGCCGCCTCTTACTTCGGAACGCGTCTTAGCTTTCTGTGTTCCCTGACGATTATTTGCAAGCTGAAGCACAACTGCCTGATGTACCAGATGTTCTTTAATTTCAACACCGAATACAGTATCATTCAGTTCGATGGCGCCAACTTCTTTGCCTTCCATATTATAAACAGATACGTTTGACATCTGTGTGTCCTCCTTTCCTATAAAGAATTACTTTATAGTTTTTACAGTTTCTTTAATCGCTACCAATGATTTTTTAGGTCCCGGTACAGAGCCTTTTACCAGTAACAGATTGTTCTCAGCATCAACACGTACAACCTCAAGATTCTGAATTGTAATCTGCTTGCTGCCCATATGTCCCGGCATCTTCTTTCCTTTGAATACTTTACTGGGATCAGAAGCGGAACCATTGGAACCTGCATGGCGATGATATTTAGAGCCGTGAGTCATAGGTCCTCTGGACTGATTATGCCTCTTAATGGCACCCTGAAATCCTTTACCTTTGGAAATAGCAGTCGCATCAATCTTATCGCCTGCGCCAAAGATATCGGCTTTGATTTCCTGTCCTAATTCATAATTTTCTGCATCTTCAAACTTAAATTCTCTGAGGAATCTTTTGTAAGAGACACCAGCTTTGTCAAACTGTCCCTTCATCGGCTTGTTAACGAGTTTTTCTCTCTTGTCAGCAAAGCCAACCTGAACCGCACTGTATCCGTCATTGTCCTGTGTTTTAACCTGGGTCACAACGCAAGGACCAGCCTGCAGTACAGTTACCGGAATAACGGCTCCATCTTCATCGAAGATTTGAGTCATTCCAACCTTAGTAGCTAAAATCGCTTTCTTCATTCTTTTTACCTCCTGTTTTTCTACAGCGGAACGCCGCACACTGCGGAGTTCATCCTAGCACAGTTGATATAAGTGGAACACTATAACCCCAGTGTACTGGTACACCGACGGGATGTTGATTCCTTCGAATGTGTTTCTTCTATATCAAATAACTTAGGATATCTTTGTTTGCAATGAAATACCGTTCCAAGCATGAATGAAATATTTATTTTGTCTTCATCTTGATGTCGATATAGACACCTGCCGGCATTTCCAGTCTTGATAATGCATCTACCGTCTTCTGTGTCGGTGCGATGATATCAATCAGTCTCTTATGAGTTCTCTGTTCGAACTGCTCACGGGAATCTTTGTACTTGTGTACTGCCCTTAAAATAGTAACAACTTCCTTTTTTGTCGGAAGCGGAACCGGTCCGCTCACAGTTGCTCCGTTCTTCTTCACAGTTTCGATAATCTTTGCGGCGGATGCATCCACCAATTGATGCTCGTAAGCTTTTAATGTGATTCTCATAACTTGACTTGCCATAAAAAAAGTCGCCTCCTTATTCGCACTTTTTGAGTACGACAAGCGGTGACTGTACACTTCTCCGTGTGTGTCCTAAACCTTCACACGTTGTTTCCACTCACGGTGGACTATTCTCTTTGTACAGTGACTTGTCGCCAGTTTCATAACTTGACATTCGCTCCACGGAAAACCCACTTTTCAGCAGCAACCTCACGCTTCCACGCTATCAATGTCACAACAGTAATCATTATACAGAATATTTTTGCATAATGCAAGGGTTTTTTTATTTTTTCAAAAAAAGATGACCGGTCTGAGGCTTTACAACCTTAAGACCGGTCATATACGAGTTTATAATATTTCGGAATAATCCACAAGGGAAAGTCCATCCTCTTCCACTTCGATTACTTCGGGATCGTCTCCACCCGCATGTGCCTTTTCCAGAATTTCATCAACTGTCAGCGCAGGCATAGCCAGTTTTCTGGATTCAGCCGGAATCTGCTCATTTTTCAATTCAGAATTATGCTGCATAATATCCTCACCTTTGCTCTTTTCAAAATCCTTATCCATTTCGTATTCCAGAGCGGCTTGAATCGCAGCCGTTAAATCTTCTGTATTGTCCTGTCGTATCACCTGTTCCGAATCCGGTTCCGATATTTTTTTCACAGCTTCTTCTATATTTATTTCTTCTACTTCATCTGCCGGTTCCAAAATCAGTTCCCGCGTCTCGGCTTCTATATCTTCTGCTGCGTTCCCATGTGTTTCAGAACTCTGTATCTCCTGGATACCGCTCTTCGCCTGTTCCGCTGAAGAGGTATCCTGCATATAACTCATCTCTTCTACGATATCCTTCTCTTTGGCAGGTTCTTCCTTCTTCGGCTTTCCGCGGCGTTTTTCTTTTTTCTTTCTGGCCTTTCTTTCCCGTCTGCTCAGTTTTGCTTCCGGTTCTTCCTCTTCTTCTGCTATTAGTTCGCCGTTTTTTTCCTCTGTTTCTCCAATCTGTTCATCTTCCTTATCCATATCCTCTTCATCGTCGTTCTTCCAGATTTCTGAAAGTATGAACAGGATTACCAGAAAGGCGACGGCAAGACCAAGGATGATTCTGCCTTCAAATGTCTGCATGGCTATCGAAACATAACCGATGAAGGGGATTGTGATCAGAACCTTTTCGCCTGTCCCACGCAAGGTGACTTCTTCTGTTGTCCCTCCCTTGCCTTTCACGGTATAGTGTCCTGTATCCGAATCTATCTCAATAATCTCAGCTGCATAAACAGATGTGTTAGTCGTGCGAAGCAGTTTGTCACCTGCCTCCAGTTTGTCCAGACTCACGGTCCGCCCATACACAACAGAACCATTGCTTAAATTTGTATCCGTAATGCTGTCACCTACAATAGCGGTGGATATCCCTGCAAATTGGGGTACAATCAAAGCCAGACCGGTCAACAGAAAACATACAACACATAGATTAACAATGAATCTCAAAAATTTTGCCATCAAATATTTCTCCTTGGTATATTTCATTCCGTGGTTTTTATTATAGCGCGTTTTAATAAAATATGCAAGAATTCCAAACTGCCACTTGCATCCTTTTTCCATCTCTTTTATACTAGTAGTATGAACCCTACGATAAAAACAATTGAAGATCTTTCCCTGAATGCCTGGCCTTCTCATCAGATTCAGATATACGATGGGTGGATTCTCAGATTTTCCTACTTTTACACGCACCGAACCAACAGCGTAGAACAGATTGGTGAATCCTCCATTCCCCTAAACCAGAAAATTGACTACTGTGAATCGGTTTACCGCCAATGGGGCACGCCTGCCATCTTTAAAATCAGTCCCCTGGTCTCCCCTGCGTTTGACCGCTTGCTGGAATCACGCAGATATATGATACAGCATTCCACAGATGTCATGGTTATGGCGCTTGAGAAGAGCCATCGTTTTTCCGGCTCCCCCTGTATCAATATCAGCAGCTCCATATCACCCGGCTGGATTGAAGGGCTTTTTGCGCTGAAAGGCACTACAAATGTGATGCATAAAACTGTGGTTCCTTCTATGTACCGTGCAATTCCCAAAGAAACCATCTGTGCATCTATACGGGAACAGGGGAAGATTGTGGCAACCGGTCTGGGGATTCTGGACCGGAACTATATAGGCCTTTATGCCATCCATGTGCATCCCGCCTACCGGGGCCGTGGATACGCAAAAGCCATATGTTCTGCCATCCTTCAAAATGGAATTCTAAGAGGCGCCGACAGCGCTTACCTGCAAGTGGTAAAAGGTAATATTCCTGCCGTAACCCTCTATGAATCAATAGGATTTCAATATCTGTATAATTACTGGTTCCGTACCCGGCTTCTCTTATAAGGCAGGGCTGTTACAATATCTGTAACAGCCCCCACTTTTATTTATTCGTCAGATATTCTTCGACACTTTTTATTGCATCCTCTTCATCAGCTCCATCACTGACAATCGTAACTTTTTCACCCGTATCCAATCCCAGCGCCATCATCCCCATAATGCTCTTGGCATTCACCCTTTTGCCGGGGGTTTCAAGATAAATATCGCTGCTGAACTGGCTGGCCACTTGTACTAACAGCGCTACAGGACGCGCTTCCATTCCAGTTGCGAGTTCGATGGTAATTGGTTTCCTAATCATAATAATTCTCCTCCTTGTTTCCTCTTAACTCCTCTGCTATGCTGCTTAGTTTCCTTAATCTATGATTGACTCCTGACTTTCCGACTGAAGGATTCAGCATCAACCCCAACTCCTTCAGAGTCGCTTCCGGATATTGCAGCCTGAGCTGCGCAATCTCTTCCAGAGCATCCGAAAGTTCAGAAAATCCAATGGACTCCCTAATATAAGAGATATCATCAATTTGCTTTACTGCCGCACTCACAGTCTTGTTGATATTCGCAGCCTCACAATTCACTTTCCGGTTCACACTTCCCCTCATCTCTTTCAGAATCCTGATATTCTCCAGATCCAGAAGGGATATATTCGCTTCCATAAATCCTAAAAGAGACACAATTTGTGAGCCTTCCTTTACATAAACCACATAGTACTTTTTCCTCTGTACAATCTTAGCATCAATATCAAATCCACAGATTAACGCCCTCAGCTGCTCCGCTTTCTGGCAGGTAGCACATACAATTTCATAATGATAAAACCGATATGGATTACTGATGGAACCGGCTGCCAGAAATGCCCCTCTTAAAAATGCACGGCGGCAGCAATCCCTTTGTACAATAACATTATGTTCCAGAGACAGGTTCTCTTTAACTTCGTAGTTTTCATCTAACAATCTGGCTGCCTGTAATACTTTAAGCGTATCTTTATGCTCTGAGACGGTAATCGTATAGGTTCTGCTCTTCTTTTGATTATTACCTCTGCGCACTGTGATTTCTGCTTCTATCTTAAATGTTTTCCTCAATAAAGTAAAGAACTTTCTTGCAACCCATAAATTTTCTGTCTGTATCCGTATTGAAAACCGGTCTCGCGCAGTTATCTTTACATGACCGCAAAAGCTGATTATTGCAGCGATTTCCGCAATCTGACAGTGCCTTGCAGCCGGATTCTGTCTGGATAATTCTTCCTTCACACTACTGGAAAAAGACATCCTTTATCCCTTCTTTCGATATCTATCCTTTTCAATATCCCTGTGTTCCAGGCGGATACCGTAACCTTCTCCTTTTTTCAGACGCCCATAAAGCTCCCGGGCCAGTGTTACGGATCGATGCTTTCCCCCTGTACACCCTACCGCTATTATCAATTGGTTCTTTCCTTCGGCAATGTAATTCGGAATCAGAAAGCGTATCATATCCTCCAGCTTATCAGCAAATATCCTGGCTGTGTCAAATCCCATAACATAATTTTGTACTTCCTCATCCAAGCCGCTTAAAGGCCGAAGTTTATCTATATAATAAGGATTCGGAAGAAAACGCACATCAAAGACAAGGTCGGAATCCGATGGAATGCCATACTTAAAGCCAAACGACAGAACCGTAATTATGAGATTATTAAATTTCTGTTCCTGAACAAATATCTTGTCCAGCCCTGCTTTTAGTTCCCTTGTCAAAAGCTGGCTTGTATCAATGATATAATCAGCCTGTACTTTCAGGAAGGCCAGGCGTCTCCTCTCTTTTTGAATCCCCACGTCCACGCGGCCTTCTCCGGCCAGAGGATGTGTACGTCGTGTCTCTTTATACCGCTTAACCAGAACTTGATCTTCCGCATCTAAAAACAGTATTTCGTATTTGATGCCATTTATACTCATATGCTCCAGCACGGTCTGCAGATCCTCGAGTGCCTGACCATTTCGGATATCGATTCCCAAAGCCACCTGCCGGATTTTGCCCTCCTCACCGCTCATTGTAAGCTGAGCCAGCTTCTCCACAAGAGAAATCGGCAGATTATCCACGCAGAAATATCCCGCATCCTCCAACATTTTCAAAGCCGTACTCTTTCCTGCACCGGACATTCCTGTTACAATTACAAAATGCATCGGAAACACTCTCCTCCGTTAAAATCTTCCTAATAGCTTTACCTCTGGTTCGAGCTTTACACCAAACTTTTCAAATACAATTCTCCGGACGTCCTGCATCAGCTGATAAACCTCAGATGCACTTGCATGATCTTTATTAATTACAAAACCACAGTGTTTTTCAGATACACAGGCACCCCCGACACAGTACCCTTTAAGGCCTGCGTCCATGATAAGCTTTCCGGCAAAATATCCTTCCGGGCGCTTGAAGGTACTTCCGGCACTGGGATATTCAAGCGGTTGTTTCTGGGCTCTTCTCTGCTGCAAATCGTCCATCACTATGCGGATTTCTTCCCGTTTTTGTTCCTTTAGCTGAATTACTGCTTCCAATACAATATAATCTTCTTCTTTTATCACGCTGGTACGGTAACCAAGATGAAGTTCGTCCTCCTGAAGCGTTTTAACTTCACACTCCCTGTCAAGTACTGTCACCTGTTTGAGAACCTGCTTCATCTCGCCGCCATAGGCTCCTGCATTCATCGTGACGGCTCCGCCCAGCGTCCCCGGAATACCTGCTGCGAATTCAAAGCCGCCCAACCCCTCTTCAAGAGCCCTGCCGGCAATCTTTGACAGAAGGGCTCCGGCCTGAGCTCTGATCTGATTACCTTCCACTATTATATCATTGTAGTTTCTGAACATCTGTAGTATGACACCGTCATAGCCCTCATCGCTGACAAGCAGATTGCTGCCATTGCCCACAACAAAAAAAGGAAGGTCATACTTCCTACAGACCTTCAGTACCTGCTGAACTTCCAAAATGGTACCGGGACAGATATAGTATCTTGCCGGCCCGCCCACACGAAATGTGGTGTGCTTTCCCATCAGCTCCTGTGTTTTTACCTGATCTTTTCCTACGATTTCACTAAAGCGTTCACTGATATTATCCACTATAAACCTCACCTGTTTTTAATACATGATACAAAGGAACATCCATTGGATGTTCAGCACCCTAAAAAAGTTATTTAATGTCGGCTATACTAGTATCATTCATATTATACTATTGCCGCATTAAAAGTGCAACAATAAAAGCAGCATCGTGTAATCGTCCACAATGCTGCAGCTTTTATTATTCTTTCATTTTGGGTTTAAACACCAGGCTGGCGAGATAGCCGAAGATGAGGGCTCCGCTGATTCCTACTGCACTTGCCTTGAAACCACCTGTGAAAAGACCCAGGAAACCTTTTGCATCTACGGCATCTTTTACACCTTGAAAAAGAAGATGTCCAAATCCAAGGAGAGGTACACTGGCCCCTGCACCTGCATATTTGGCAAACGGGTCATAGATTTTAAGAAAGCTCAAAGCCGCTCCTGCACAGACCAGAAGTACCATGACACGGCCGGGCATCATCTTCGTCTTTTCCAACAGAATCTGGCAAAGTGCACAGATGAGTCCCCCTACCCAAAATGCATTGATATAGTCCATTACACTCACTCCTTTCCTGCGTGTTCCAAAATCACACCCTGGGCAATTCCCGGAACCGACTTTCCTTCATAAAAACTTACTTTCGACATCAATGCTCCCGTAGGAACAAAAAGAATCCTTTTCCATTCTCCTGATTCTAATTTAGGAAGCAAGGTGGATGCAAGAACAGTTGCCGCACAGCCGCATCCGCTTCCGCCCGCATTCGTGTCCTGTGTATTTGGATCGAAAATCAGCATGCCGCAGTCCAGGTAGTTTCCTGCAATATCGTAACCCTTCTTTTTCATGAGTTCTAAAAGTATTTCCTTGCCTATGGAGCCTAGATCTCCGGTGATAATCCGGTCGTAATCCTCAGGTTTTCTTTCAAAATCGGCCAGATTTTGTGCAATGGTGTCGGCAGCAGCCGGAGCCATACAGCCTCCCATGTTCTGAGAATCTTTTAACCCATAATCCACAATTTTCCCAGAGGTTATACCACTGATTTTTACATTACTCTTTTCCGACGAGACGATGCAGGCACCGCTTCCCGTTACCGTCCAGCTTGAAGACGGCGGTCTTTGATTTCCATAGGCCAATGGAAAACGAAATTCTTTTTCAACGCTGGCGAAGTGACTGGAAGTCATGGATAATACGTAGTTTGCATATCCGCCTGCAACGGCCATTGCCCCCAGGGAAAGGGCTTCACCTATGGTAGAACAAGCTCCGTAAAGTCCGTAGAGCGGACGGTTCAAATCTACCAGTCCAAAGCAGGAAGCTATGGATTGAGCCAACAAATCACCTGCGAATATCATACGGATATCCTCTGCCTTGCGTCCACATTTTTCCAATACCAGTTTGGCTGCCTTAATCTGCATCTCGCTCTCGGCTTCTTCCCAGCTTTTCTGTCCAAACATAGGGTCTTGTTCTATCTTATCGAAGTTCTCTCCCAGGGGCCCTTCCCCCTCTTTCTGCCCGACTATGGAAGCTGCACCGAGAATATACACATCTCTTTCAAATTCTGTACTTTGTTTGCCTTTTATCTGGCTCATATCTAAGACATTCCACCTTTCTTTTACTGAACAAGAAGTTCCTTCATGGTTGTAGTATTCGAAGTTCTCTTTGAAAATATGCGTTTAAACCACTCCCAAAGCCTTCAGAATCCAGTAGATCAGTCCCAGTACCCAGCTGGTAAATACTCCATACAAAATCACAGGACCGGCAATATTAAAAATCTTACAGCCCACACCAAATACCTGTCCTTCTTTTTGATATTCTATGGCAGGCGCCGCCACTGAATTGGCAAATCCTGTGATGGGAACCAGTGCCCCGGCACCTGCAAAACTGACCAGTTTCTGATATAAATTGAAGCCTGTAAACAGAACACTCAAAAAGATCAAAGTCAAAGAACACCAGTTACCGGCCGTTTCTTTGTCCATGCCAAGACTTTTACAGTAGTTTAAGATTCCCTGTCCTAATACACATATCAGGCCCCCAATAATAAATGCCTTCAGCATCTGAATAAAAAGATTCCTGGTAGGCGTTACCTGACTTACATACTGCTCATACTCTTTTTTCTTATCTTCGTCCTTAATACTTCCCATATCTCTTTGTACCTTCTTTCCGCTAAATTAGTTTGCCCAGCCTTTATAAAAGTATAACAAGGAGCCCAATGTTTTTCCGACGGCCATACAGATGATGATAAACGGTGCTCCTCTGGTCAGCCCTATACGTCTGCACAGGATTGCAAAGATATCGACGACCTCACCCAGCGCTATCACCCAGCTTCCCAGATAAATTCCCGCAAACAACCCATAGAGTGCCAGTCCGAAAGTTCCAAAAGGCAGGTGCCCTTGCCACAGGTAAACAAAATTTCCTGCCACTGCACCCAGAATGCAGCAATTTTCATACCAACGCACCCGACTGGCTGTCCTGGTGATTCCGGCATATCTCGGTACAATACCTATGCTTATAATAAAGGCTACTGTTCCGCTGGCTATGATAAATCCGGCCATCAGTCCTAAAATCCCCATCAGAAATTGCTGCCACATCATGTCTCTTTGCCCTCCCGGTCACTTGTCTCAATTATCGTGGTATCTACATCATCCTCGTATAACCGCATCTGTACTTCCAGAGGCGTCGGATCTTGCGTCAGCTTTCTTTTACCAAAATGGTTGAAATAAAAAATAACTCCTATTCCTATCCCTATGGAATAGGTGACCTCCAGGATGGTAAACCCGGAGGAACTCTCTCCGGTAAACATCTGATAGATGTTTTGAAATAATTTGTCCACCGATACATCCGTGTTGAATGTCATAATTGAAAATGCAGTTCCAAAGAATGTGAGCAGACTGACAACAATCGTTTTCACCCAACTGACTATGGTGTTCTTTCCATTTGGATCCTCAAACGTAATTACAAAATTAGCTTCTCCAATATGGCATACATCCACGTCGTCCTCTTCTTTTTCAATTTCACGTATGATATCAGTGACCGCCAGAACATATCTGCCATATTTCTCTTTTGGCAAGGAGATAACCTTTCGGTTCAAATTCCGTTTTAATACCTTTGTATCGGCACAGCTCAAGTTTGCTATATCACCAAGACAAACTTCCTCTTTTATGACCTTTATATTTTTATCTGTCTGCATATAAAGTGTTTTACTCATTTAAGCCACTTCCCTGTCTATCCTGTTTATACATAGACTTAGTATGGCAATTCCTTCAATAAATATTCGTTACAATTCAAACCTCACCCCGTAACCGGTTTAATATTCTTTTCTCCATTCTGGATACCTGGACCTGTGAGATGCCCAACATTCCGGCAATATATGACTGCGTATAGTCACAAAAATATCTCAGATAAATAATCTGACGTTCTTCCGGCTCCAGCTTTTTCAATATTTCTTCTAAAAGCATGCGGTCCACCAGCCTGTCTCCCTCACAGACAGGCTCTTCTATCTTATCCATCAGTGACACATCATTGCCTTCTCCCTGATAAATGATTTTATGCAGAGATTCTACCTCAGCACCGGCATCTAACGCCATGGCTAACTCCTCCACTGACTGCTGTATTTCTTCTGCGATTTCATTTAAGCTTGGTTCACGCCCAAGTCTGCGCTCCAGGATTTCCCTTGCAGTGTATGCTTTAAACGCTGTTTCTTTTAAAGAGCGGCTGACCTTAATCATACCGTCATCTCTTAAAAATCTTTTTATTTCCCCTGTGATCATAGGAACTGCATAAGTGGAGAATTTAACATCGAATCCCACATCAAATTTATCAATTGCTTTTAGTAACCCGATGCTTCCTATCTGCACCAGATCTTCCATCTCCGCTCCCCGGTTTCTAAACCTCTTGACTACGCTGTATACCAGCCCCAGGTTCTGTTCTACTAAGGTATCTCTCGCCTCTTTATCCCCCGTATGTGCCCGTTCTATCAACATAAGGGTATGATCCATGGGGTCCTCCTATTCAAAGGGACTGCTGCCGCAGCCGACATGCTTCATCATATGCACCTGAGTGCCCGCTCCCGGTTCAGAGACCACCGTCACCTCATCCATAAAAGCCTCCATAAAAGCAAATCCCATACCTGAGCGTTCCATCTCCGGTTTTGTGGTAAATAACGGCTCCATGGCTTTCGCTACATCCTCTATTCCCTTCCCATAATCAATCACCGTCACATACAAATCATGTTCAATAATCTTGCATTCTATCCGAATTTTATGTACGCCCTCGTCATATGCATGAATGATGGCATTCGTAATAGCCTCTGATACTGCTGTCTTCAAATCCGCCACCTCTTCAAGTGTGGGGTTCATCTGCGTACAAAACGCCGCTACTGCCACTCTTGCAAACCCTTCGTTGCAGGAACGGCTGTCAAATTCAATTACCATTTCATTGGTGTTTTCCATCGTTAATAATAACCTCCTTATAATCTGTTATTTTGGGTTACACAATCCTAATTTTTCTTTAATTCTATGGGAATCACTTTGTAAATTCCCGAAAGCTGAAGGATTTTTGCGACTCTCTCTTTTACATGAACTGCTCTTACCGACCCTCCCATCTGGTTCATACTTCGATATCTTCCCATGATCATACCTATACCTGAACTATCCATAAACCGGGTATCACCAAAGTCAAAAATAACTTCACGAATTCTCTGACTCTCCAGAATCCGTTCAGAACCCTCCCTGATTTTTTCTGCGCTGTGGTGATCCAGCTCTTCAGGAATTCTGATTGTTAGTATGCTCCCCTTTACCTGAAATAATTCCTCCATTTTATACCCCTTTCCTTATTTATTTCGATACAGAAAACCTGCCACCGGCAGCTTTCCTTGCATACTTTGGTATACAAAGGCGGGGACGCGTATTTTTACGCATCCCCGCCTCAGAGGTTTCTCTTAATCAATCCGTAAGTATAAAACTATTCCCCGTCAGGAACACCTCCCGTAGTATCATCTCCTATATCTTCCCCATCATCATTGCCTGTGTCTTCCGTAGTCGTATCTCCTGTAGTGCCCCCAAGCTGTTTAATAAAGTTCTGGGCACTGGCAGCACGTTTTGTTTTTGGAAACTTGGATATTATTTCCTGAAAATTGGCTATCGCATTCTGGGTGTCACCCGCATAACGGTAAGAATGTGCCAGCAAGTTCAACACTGTGAAATCATCCGCATTCATCTCTTTTGCTTTTGACAATTTATCAATTGCTGTTACATAATCTGCATTGTCAAAAGACTCCTGACCGTCTTTAAGCAGCTGTTTAAACATCGTGGTCTGGATATTACCGTAAATCTTGTCATAGACAGCCTTTGCATCCACAGAGAG
The window above is part of the Novisyntrophococcus fermenticellae genome. Proteins encoded here:
- a CDS encoding SigF/SigG family RNA polymerase sporulation sigma factor, translated to MDHTLMLIERAHTGDKEARDTLVEQNLGLVYSVVKRFRNRGAEMEDLVQIGSIGLLKAIDKFDVGFDVKFSTYAVPMITGEIKRFLRDDGMIKVSRSLKETAFKAYTAREILERRLGREPSLNEIAEEIQQSVEELAMALDAGAEVESLHKIIYQGEGNDVSLMDKIEEPVCEGDRLVDRMLLEEILKKLEPEERQIIYLRYFCDYTQSYIAGMLGISQVQVSRMEKRILNRLRGEV
- a CDS encoding STAS domain-containing protein: MEELFQVKGSILTIRIPEELDHHSAEKIREGSERILESQRIREVIFDFGDTRFMDSSGIGMIMGRYRSMNQMGGSVRAVHVKERVAKILQLSGIYKVIPIELKKN
- the spoIIAB gene encoding anti-sigma F factor is translated as MENTNEMVIEFDSRSCNEGFARVAVAAFCTQMNPTLEEVADLKTAVSEAITNAIIHAYDEGVHKIRIECKIIEHDLYVTVIDYGKGIEDVAKAMEPLFTTKPEMERSGMGFAFMEAFMDEVTVVSEPGAGTQVHMMKHVGCGSSPFE